One part of the Sphingobium yanoikuyae genome encodes these proteins:
- a CDS encoding response regulator → MSERPHLLLVDDERSIREPLAQYLSRNGFRVTAVENAAEARLRLAANAIDLVILDIMMPGEDGLSLCRHIRETSEIPVILLTARSEETDRIVGLEMGADDYVLKPFSPRELVARIKVIFRRVATGGQRVTAPDGATYAFAGWLLKTQERTLVDAEGVSLPLSTAEYNLMLAFATRPNQVLSRDQLLDITQGREANAFDRAIDNQISRLRKKIEPDAKNPTLIKTVWGGGYTLSSEVRKL, encoded by the coding sequence ATGAGCGAACGACCCCATCTCCTGCTCGTCGATGACGAGCGATCGATCCGCGAGCCGCTGGCCCAATATCTCTCCCGCAACGGCTTCCGCGTGACCGCCGTCGAGAATGCGGCGGAGGCGCGGCTGCGTCTGGCCGCCAATGCCATCGATCTCGTCATCCTCGACATCATGATGCCGGGCGAGGACGGCCTGTCGCTGTGCCGCCATATCCGCGAGACCAGCGAGATTCCGGTGATCCTGCTCACCGCCCGGTCGGAAGAGACCGACCGCATCGTCGGGCTGGAAATGGGCGCCGACGATTATGTGCTCAAACCCTTTTCGCCGCGCGAACTGGTCGCCCGCATCAAGGTGATCTTCCGCCGCGTCGCCACCGGCGGTCAGCGCGTCACCGCGCCCGACGGCGCCACCTATGCCTTTGCCGGCTGGCTCTTGAAGACGCAGGAACGCACCCTGGTCGATGCCGAGGGGGTGTCGCTGCCGCTTTCCACCGCCGAATATAATCTGATGCTCGCCTTCGCCACCCGGCCCAATCAGGTGCTCAGCCGCGACCAGTTGCTCGACATCACCCAGGGGCGCGAAGCGAACGCCTTCGACCGGGCGATCGACAACCAGATCAGCCGCCTGCGCAAGAAGATCGAGCCCGATGCGAAGAACCCGACGCTGATCAAGACGGTCTGGGGCGGCGGCTACACCCTGTCGTCGGAGGTTCGCAAACTGTGA
- a CDS encoding sensor histidine kinase translates to MKQLRLWPQSLVGQIIILVAIALFVAQAINFGLLLRERNRVELTSQTAPVVYRVINALDIRPDRRPRRGDHEQEEERDRRNVEFSTTRPVLAGKPRPDVETRAVAMFEDIGLTVHSVVATEDSRIMPQRRWEQIRRRATGEQPGDRRLGRLSLAVEYEPGKWVTAMARIGSRPPRFGGWLVAQTLILYVIVLIPLLWMGRRFARPLKQLTGSARQFAKTGAADPVEESGPGDVRQLTTAFNAMRARIIAMLDEKDRMLGAIGHDLRTPLASLRVRTESVEDEGERARMSETIEEMNRMLDDILSLARAGRSSEMAQKVDLTSLADAVVEDFIELGSPVDMIDSDRAVAFVRAQQIRRALRNLIENAIVYGDRAHVSVQHQDGMIRIIVADEGPGIAEDKMGEMMEPFTRLEGSRNRETGGAGLGLALVRAIMAEHGGALQLANRPGGGLEASLVLPA, encoded by the coding sequence GTGAAGCAACTGCGCCTCTGGCCGCAAAGTCTGGTCGGGCAGATCATCATCCTGGTCGCGATCGCGCTGTTCGTGGCGCAGGCGATCAATTTCGGCCTGCTGCTGCGCGAACGCAATCGGGTCGAACTGACCAGCCAGACCGCGCCGGTCGTCTATCGGGTGATCAACGCACTCGATATCCGGCCCGACCGTCGGCCAAGGCGCGGCGATCACGAGCAGGAAGAGGAACGTGACCGGCGCAATGTGGAATTTTCGACGACGCGGCCCGTCCTTGCCGGCAAGCCTCGACCAGATGTCGAGACGCGAGCCGTCGCCATGTTCGAGGATATCGGCCTGACCGTCCATTCGGTGGTCGCGACGGAAGATAGTCGCATCATGCCGCAGCGTCGCTGGGAACAGATACGCCGTCGCGCGACGGGAGAGCAGCCGGGCGATCGTCGTCTCGGCCGTCTCTCTCTGGCGGTCGAATATGAACCGGGCAAATGGGTGACCGCGATGGCCCGCATCGGCAGCCGCCCGCCGCGTTTTGGCGGCTGGCTGGTGGCCCAGACGCTGATCCTCTACGTCATCGTCCTCATTCCGCTGCTCTGGATGGGCCGCCGCTTTGCCCGCCCGCTCAAGCAGTTGACCGGCTCCGCCCGCCAGTTCGCGAAGACCGGCGCGGCCGATCCGGTCGAGGAAAGCGGGCCGGGCGACGTGCGCCAGCTCACCACCGCCTTCAACGCCATGCGCGCGCGCATCATCGCCATGCTGGACGAGAAGGACCGGATGCTGGGTGCCATCGGCCATGATCTGCGCACCCCGCTCGCCTCGCTGCGGGTCCGCACCGAATCGGTCGAGGATGAGGGCGAACGCGCCCGCATGTCGGAAACGATCGAGGAAATGAACCGGATGCTCGACGACATCCTCTCGCTCGCCCGCGCCGGCCGCAGCAGCGAGATGGCGCAGAAGGTCGACCTGACCTCGCTCGCCGATGCCGTCGTGGAGGATTTCATCGAGCTGGGATCGCCGGTCGACATGATCGACAGCGATCGCGCCGTCGCCTTCGTCCGTGCCCAGCAGATCCGCCGCGCGCTGCGCAACCTCATCGAAAACGCGATCGTCTATGGCGACCGCGCCCATGTCAGCGTCCAGCATCAGGACGGCATGATCCGCATCATCGTTGCCGACGAAGGCCCCGGCATTGCCGAGGACAAGATGGGCGAGATGATGGAGCCCTTCACCCGGCTCGAAGGCTCGCGCAACCGTGAGACCGGCGGCGCTGGCCTCGGCCTGGCCCTCGTCCGCGCGATCATGGCCGAACATGGCGGCGCGCTCCAACTCGCCAACCGCCCCGGCGGCGGCCTCGAAGCCAGCCTCGTCCTCCCCGCCTGA
- the proP gene encoding glycine betaine/L-proline transporter ProP, with product MSTSAAHAARHTHFGWFKRRRDLEVDDVTVVDRSLLNRAVGAAALGNAMEWFDFGVYGYIAVTLGHVFFPSSDPALQLIATFATFTVAFLVRPLGGLVFGPLGDRYGRHKILAMTMILMAVGTFSIGLIPSYAQIGIGAPLMLLAARLVQGFSTGGEYGGAATFIAEYSTDRKRGLMGSWLEFGTLGGYIAGAGTVTALQMALSDAQMLEWGWRIPFLVAGPLGLLGLYMRLKLEETPAFQAYSEQIDARESERPGLGTLFRVHWRQLLKCVGLVLVFNVTDYMLLTYMPNYLSVTMGYAETKGLLLIIIVMLVMMPLNVVGGLFSDRLGRRPMIIGACVALMLLSVPCMLLIGTGNDALIFLGLMLLGIALVCFTSSMPSTLPALFYTPVRYSALSIAFNISVSLFGGTTPLITAWLVQKTGDPLVPAYYLMGAALIGLLTMLTVRETAGMPLRGSPPAVANEAEAIALVESGEPVTVDKALPDLPPVAPVAVETPAMIRPLAS from the coding sequence GTGTCCACATCTGCCGCGCATGCCGCGCGCCACACCCATTTCGGCTGGTTCAAGCGCCGCCGCGACCTGGAAGTCGATGATGTCACCGTCGTCGACCGGTCCCTGCTGAACCGCGCCGTCGGCGCCGCAGCACTGGGCAATGCCATGGAATGGTTCGATTTCGGCGTTTACGGCTATATCGCCGTTACGCTGGGCCATGTCTTTTTCCCGTCGAGCGATCCGGCGCTGCAGCTGATCGCGACCTTCGCCACTTTCACCGTCGCCTTCCTGGTCCGGCCGCTGGGCGGACTGGTGTTCGGGCCACTGGGCGATCGCTATGGCCGGCACAAGATATTGGCGATGACCATGATCCTGATGGCGGTCGGCACCTTTTCCATCGGCCTCATCCCCTCCTATGCCCAGATCGGCATCGGTGCGCCGCTGATGCTGCTGGCCGCGCGGCTGGTGCAGGGTTTTTCGACCGGCGGCGAATATGGCGGCGCGGCGACCTTCATCGCGGAATATTCGACCGATCGGAAACGCGGCCTGATGGGCAGCTGGCTGGAGTTCGGGACGCTGGGCGGTTATATCGCCGGTGCCGGCACCGTCACCGCGTTGCAGATGGCGTTGAGCGACGCGCAGATGCTCGAGTGGGGCTGGCGTATTCCCTTCCTGGTCGCCGGGCCGCTGGGCCTGCTTGGCCTCTATATGCGGCTGAAGCTAGAGGAAACGCCGGCATTCCAGGCCTATAGCGAACAGATCGACGCGCGCGAAAGCGAGCGGCCGGGGCTTGGCACCCTGTTCCGCGTGCATTGGCGGCAACTGCTGAAGTGCGTCGGGCTGGTGCTGGTGTTCAACGTCACCGACTATATGTTGCTGACCTACATGCCCAATTATCTCAGCGTCACCATGGGCTATGCCGAGACCAAGGGGCTGCTGCTGATCATCATCGTGATGCTGGTGATGATGCCGCTCAATGTCGTGGGCGGGCTGTTCAGCGACCGGCTGGGCCGGCGGCCGATGATCATCGGCGCCTGCGTCGCGCTGATGCTGTTGTCGGTGCCCTGCATGTTGCTGATCGGCACGGGCAATGACGCGCTGATCTTCCTCGGGCTGATGCTGCTGGGGATTGCGCTGGTCTGCTTCACCAGTTCCATGCCCTCCACCCTGCCCGCGCTCTTCTACACGCCGGTGCGCTACAGCGCGCTGTCGATCGCGTTCAACATCTCGGTCTCGCTGTTCGGCGGCACGACGCCGCTGATCACCGCCTGGCTGGTGCAGAAGACCGGCGATCCGCTGGTGCCGGCCTATTATCTGATGGGTGCGGCGCTGATCGGCCTGCTGACCATGCTGACGGTGCGCGAGACGGCCGGCATGCCGCTGCGCGGATCGCCGCCGGCGGTGGCGAATGAGGCCGAGGCGATCGCGCTGGTCGAAAGCGGCGAGCCGGTGACGGTGGACAAGGCGCTGCCCGACCTGCCCCCGGTGGCGCCGGTCGCGGTGGAGACTCCGGCGATGATCCGGCCGCTGGCGAGCTAG
- a CDS encoding flagellar motor protein MotB → MAEKKRGANEPEPRPIIVKKIIVEGHGGHHGGAWKVAYADFVTAMMAFFLLMWLLGATTEKQRKALADYFTPTLVELKMNSAGSTGMFGGDSLMAKENYPTTGGQGNLAITIPRDATGTKDQGGKALRAADRQKFENIKKQLEERMSKKGLARLRKNVRFTETREGLRIDLIDEADFAMFRSGTDQLLPEAKALIAEVADALATMPNPLIVRGHTDGLPYASGRSMNNWMLSSARAESTRKALAETGIPNARFARIEGVADREPFVKTDAYDPRNRRMSVILGWTRGGNASADEDDAQDPETQAAIKERDDPQRVAREQAQKLDMGGTGLPSGAALINPTAAGTSSKPGKH, encoded by the coding sequence ATGGCGGAGAAGAAGCGCGGCGCGAACGAGCCCGAACCCCGGCCGATCATCGTCAAGAAGATCATCGTCGAAGGGCATGGCGGCCATCATGGCGGCGCCTGGAAGGTGGCCTATGCCGACTTCGTGACGGCGATGATGGCCTTCTTCCTGCTGATGTGGCTGCTGGGTGCGACCACCGAAAAGCAGCGCAAGGCGCTGGCCGACTATTTCACGCCGACGCTGGTCGAGCTGAAGATGAATTCGGCCGGGTCCACCGGCATGTTCGGCGGCGACAGCCTGATGGCGAAGGAAAATTACCCGACCACCGGTGGTCAGGGCAACCTGGCCATCACCATCCCGCGCGACGCCACCGGTACCAAGGACCAGGGCGGCAAGGCATTGCGCGCGGCCGACCGGCAGAAGTTCGAGAATATCAAGAAGCAGCTCGAGGAGCGCATGTCCAAGAAGGGCCTGGCCCGGCTGCGCAAGAATGTCCGCTTCACCGAAACTCGCGAAGGGCTGCGCATCGACCTGATCGACGAAGCGGATTTCGCGATGTTCCGGTCGGGCACCGACCAGTTGCTGCCCGAAGCCAAGGCGCTGATCGCCGAGGTCGCAGACGCACTGGCGACCATGCCCAATCCGCTGATCGTGCGCGGCCATACCGATGGCCTGCCCTATGCGTCGGGCCGGAGCATGAACAACTGGATGCTGTCGTCGGCCCGTGCGGAATCGACCCGCAAGGCGCTCGCCGAAACCGGCATTCCCAATGCCCGCTTCGCCCGGATCGAGGGGGTCGCCGATCGCGAACCGTTCGTGAAGACCGACGCCTATGATCCGCGCAACCGGCGCATGTCGGTCATCCTGGGCTGGACCCGTGGCGGCAATGCCTCGGCCGACGAGGATGACGCGCAGGATCCCGAAACCCAGGCGGCGATCAAGGAGCGGGACGATCCGCAGCGGGTCGCGCGGGAACAGGCGCAGAAGCTGGACATGGGCGGCACCGGCCTGCCCAGCGGCGCGGCGCTGATCAACCCGACGGCGGCCGGGACATCGTCCAAGCCGGGCAAGCATTGA
- a CDS encoding EF-hand domain-containing protein — protein sequence MLRNFFATVAVGSLFVGGLAATHVAFAQDGGPGPRGMRGGPMMMADANKDGTITKAELTASLEARFAQLDANKDGKLTKEDRDIRRQQRLDERFAALDTDKNGQISKAEYQAGHQPRADRGPEAGKPGGPDGKRWGGRGHGGPGRGMMHRGSGGPGLGDAGKDGTVTKAEFMAGPLAMFDKADANKDGKVTAEEMKAARQAMRGQWQDRKGPPPPPAN from the coding sequence ATGCTCCGCAATTTCTTCGCCACCGTCGCGGTCGGTTCGCTGTTCGTCGGCGGGCTGGCGGCCACCCATGTCGCCTTCGCGCAGGATGGTGGTCCGGGTCCGCGCGGCATGCGCGGTGGTCCCATGATGATGGCCGACGCCAACAAGGACGGCACCATCACCAAGGCGGAACTGACCGCCTCGCTCGAAGCCCGCTTTGCCCAGCTCGACGCCAACAAGGATGGCAAGCTGACCAAGGAGGATCGTGACATCCGCCGCCAGCAGCGTCTGGACGAACGCTTCGCCGCGCTCGACACCGACAAGAATGGCCAGATCAGCAAGGCCGAGTATCAGGCCGGTCATCAGCCGCGCGCGGATCGCGGCCCGGAAGCTGGCAAGCCCGGCGGCCCCGACGGCAAGCGCTGGGGCGGGCGTGGCCATGGCGGTCCCGGCCGCGGCATGATGCATCGTGGCTCAGGCGGTCCCGGCCTCGGTGACGCCGGCAAGGACGGCACCGTGACGAAGGCAGAGTTCATGGCCGGCCCGCTCGCCATGTTCGACAAGGCCGACGCCAACAAGGATGGCAAGGTCACGGCGGAGGAAATGAAGGCCGCCCGCCAGGCGATGCGTGGTCAGTGGCAGGACCGCAAGGGTCCGCCCCCGCCGCCGGCCAACTGA
- the motA gene encoding flagellar motor stator protein MotA, with the protein MFAVIGLVVLLSMVFGGFIFTGGDIGPVLHALPHEMIIIGGAAVGALIIGNSGSDLKALGGGLGKVFKGPQYKKQDFLDCIFLVSKLMKTLRVEGPVALEPHIEDPGTSPIFGEYPKLMKDKTLIHLISDTLRLVVVSSGTLDPHAVEEVMDNSLKTHHHEALKPADNLQGLADALPALGIVAAVLGVVKTMGSIDQPPSVLGAMIGSALVGTFLGVLLAYGMVNPFANRCRAVIEQDGAIYHVVKQIIIASLHGHPQPLVIEAARSSLIHANQPGFAEVFDGMRNK; encoded by the coding sequence ATGTTTGCAGTCATCGGCCTTGTCGTGCTTTTGAGCATGGTCTTCGGTGGGTTCATCTTCACCGGGGGCGACATCGGACCGGTGCTGCACGCCCTGCCCCACGAAATGATCATCATCGGCGGCGCCGCTGTCGGCGCGCTGATCATCGGCAATTCGGGTTCCGACCTGAAGGCGCTGGGTGGCGGCCTGGGCAAGGTGTTCAAGGGGCCGCAGTACAAGAAGCAGGACTTCCTGGACTGCATCTTCCTGGTCAGCAAGCTGATGAAGACGCTGCGCGTCGAAGGCCCGGTGGCGCTGGAACCGCATATCGAGGATCCGGGCACCTCGCCCATCTTCGGCGAATATCCCAAGCTGATGAAGGACAAGACGCTGATCCACCTGATCAGCGACACGCTGCGCCTGGTCGTGGTGTCGTCCGGTACGCTCGATCCCCACGCGGTCGAGGAAGTGATGGATAACAGCCTCAAGACCCATCATCATGAAGCGCTCAAGCCCGCCGACAATCTCCAGGGCCTGGCCGACGCTCTCCCGGCCCTCGGCATCGTCGCCGCGGTGCTGGGCGTGGTGAAGACCATGGGCTCGATCGACCAGCCGCCTTCGGTGCTGGGTGCGATGATCGGCTCGGCGCTGGTCGGCACCTTCCTGGGCGTGCTGCTCGCCTATGGCATGGTCAATCCCTTCGCCAATCGCTGCCGCGCGGTGATCGAGCAGGACGGCGCCATCTATCATGTCGTCAAGCAGATCATCATCGCCTCGCTGCACGGCCATCCGCAGCCGCTGGTGATCGAGGCCGCCCGTTCCAGCCTGATCCATGCGAACCAGCCCGGCTTTGCCGAAGTGTTCGACGGCATGCGGAACAAATAA